AGCGGCAGCAGCGGAGTCAACAGGGCCAAGAGCGAAAGGATGCCAAGAAACCACAACGCGGCAAACGCGATCCGGTTCTTCTTCAGCCGCCGCCAGGCATCGGCCGCCAGCGACGTCCCCTGGATCGCCTCGGCCTCGGCCAGCAGGCGGGCATATCGCTCCAATTCGCTCGACTTGTCACGGTCCGGTTGAGTCATCGTTCTATTCGTCAAGCTTGACCCGCGGATCCAAGATCGTGTAAACAACGTCCACCAGCAAGTTCAATGCAACGAGCAAGGCCGTATCCAGAAGGACCAATCCCATTGCGAGCGTATAGTCGCGCTGGAGCGCAGCTTGAACAAAATGGTAGCCAAGTCCCGGAATTGCAAAGATCATTTCAATTACGATGGAGCCGGTGACAATGCCGGAAATTGCCGGGCCGAGATACGAGACCAATGGCAGCAGCGCGCCTTTGAGCGCGTGCCGCATGATGACGGCGCGCGTCATCAGGCCTTTGGCGTAGGCGGTGCGGATGTAGTCTTGGCCCATGACGTCGAGCATCCCGGTACGGACGAGCCGGGCAACCTCCGCGGCATACGGCGCGCCAAGGCAAAGCGACGGCAAAACCACCTGCCGGAGCGTGCCGAATCCCGCCGCGGGAAAGATCGGCCAGACAAATGCGAAGAGCATGATCGCCAGGCCGGCAATCACGAAGTTCGGCAGAGCAATTCCGATCGTGGCCGCCGACATCAGCGAAAAATCCAAGAACGAACCTCGCCGCACGGCCGAGACCACTCCGGCCGCGAATCCCAGCGAGAGGGCGAAAACGAGCGCCAGCACCCCGAGCGTCGCGGATTTCGGAAACCCGGCCGCAATCACCTCGTTCACGCTAAAATCGCCCAACCGTTGGCTGTAGCCGAGGTCAAAACGTAGGGCGTTGACCAACTCGTCTGCGTATTGCTTCCAAAGCGGATCATCGAGATGATAGCGATGCTCCACGTTTTTCTTGATTTCCGGCGCTAATTTCCGCTCCGCGCTAAACGGGCCGCCGGGCACCGCCCGCATCAGAAAGAAAGAAATCGTGAATACGACCCAAAGGGTGATCGCCATCCAAACCAAGCGCTTGCAAATGAACCAGATCACTGCAAACCCTTGGCTTGGAGAAAACGCTGCCGAGCCGCGGCATCCACGGAAATCCATTTCAGCGGATGGTCGTCCAGAACGGTGTTGTAAAAACCGTGGACGTAGGGCCGCACCATGTTCTTCGTCACTTGTACATAGATCGGAATGACCGGCAACTCGTCCATCAAGATGGCTTCGGCATCGTGCAGTAACTTGAGCCGCTTTTGCCGATCGGTCTCTTGCTTTGCGGACTGGAT
This DNA window, taken from Pirellulales bacterium, encodes the following:
- a CDS encoding ABC transporter permease subunit; the encoded protein is MIWFICKRLVWMAITLWVVFTISFFLMRAVPGGPFSAERKLAPEIKKNVEHRYHLDDPLWKQYADELVNALRFDLGYSQRLGDFSVNEVIAAGFPKSATLGVLALVFALSLGFAAGVVSAVRRGSFLDFSLMSAATIGIALPNFVIAGLAIMLFAFVWPIFPAAGFGTLRQVVLPSLCLGAPYAAEVARLVRTGMLDVMGQDYIRTAYAKGLMTRAVIMRHALKGALLPLVSYLGPAISGIVTGSIVIEMIFAIPGLGYHFVQAALQRDYTLAMGLVLLDTALLVALNLLVDVVYTILDPRVKLDE